ATATCGAATTGTCGCGTGTTTTGGATGATCCAGACGGTATAACCGCTCATGGCATTGTGCAAGTCACCGGACTGATTGACGAGGAATGGGAAGATGGTTGAGGGCTTAGACCGGCTCAAGCGAAAGCTTACTAAGACCATTCCGCAGGCTGTATTCGATGCGACGATCAAAGCAATGGAGCAAGGTGCTGGCGAAGTCGTCAGTATGATGCGTCGATTGGCACCGAAAGATACGGGTGCACTTGCACAGACGATCAACTGGACGTGGGGCGATGCGCCGAAAGGCTCAATGGTCCTCGGCAAGTCAGCACCGACACGCGACGGTTTGGTGATCACGATCTACGCTGGCGATACGTCAACGATGGTTGGTGAAC
This genomic stretch from Brucella pseudogrignonensis harbors:
- a CDS encoding HK97-gp10 family putative phage morphogenesis protein — translated: MVEGLDRLKRKLTKTIPQAVFDATIKAMEQGAGEVVSMMRRLAPKDTGALAQTINWTWGDAPKGSMVLGKSAPTRDGLVITIYAGDTSTMVGEREQFQLARLQEFGTQHMKASPYFFPSWRTLRKRVRGRVTRQMRKAVRDGAK